The Deltaproteobacteria bacterium genome contains the following window.
AGGACATTAGCGAGGGAGGCCTGAGCCTTGTCGTCTTCGAGGGTTCACCGGGCCCTGTGGGCACTGCCCACGAGATCCGCCTGAATCTGGAGGGAGTAACGATCGATCTTCAAGGCCGTCTATCCCACATCGGACTGAGAACGTCCGCTGATCGACCCGAGGAAAACGTCCTGGTCTGCGGCATCATGATCGACTCGGGAAAAAATGATATGCTGAGACAATACCGGGCCCTTGTCGGACTTCGTCGACAAGAATATCTTGAGCGGTCATAGATCACAAACATGATCCAGGCTTCTCTGGTATGACCACACCCTCTCGACGTGATATTCTTGGAGAACTGTTCGGAGACGCGCAGGAGACCTACAGCCGGGAAGCCGACATCCTGGAGAGTCTTTTCGCTCCCCGACCAAACCCAACCGAGGGGGACCCCGAAATCGATGTCCATGTGGACGAAGTCCACACCCCAAGGAAACGGTCCAGGAAAAAAAAGACCACCCACTATATATCCAAAGAGGTGGACAAAGAGCTGGACAAGGCCAAGCGTCGACTCAAACGCATGGCCCCTCGGGAACTCAAAGCCAGGATGACCAAGTCATCCATCGTCGATCTGGCCCTGCGTCAGGTCCTAACTGAATTCGTCGCCAAGAAAAACGACAGCGCCCTTGCCCGAGAGCTTCTGCAAAGCGATCAGGAGAATGAGTGATGGTCATCGTCTGCCCCAATTGCCAGAAAGCGCACAACATCGACGACAGCAAGATTCCGGCCCGGGCCACCGTGGCCAAGTGCAAGGCCTGCGGCCACCGCTTCGCCCTGCCCAGGATGGACAGGACAGAACCGGGACCGAAGCTGGAAAACGTCGTGCAACCTGTGCCCCTGGAAAAGTCCACAGCCGCCCCTTCTCCCTCTTCAGACGGGAGCTCACAGGGGGAAAAACAAGTCAGGGCCCGTAAGATAGGCGTTTCCCTGAGCAAAGGCGGGGTAGGCAAAACGACCACCGCCGTCAATCTGGCCGCCGGCCTGGCCCTTTCCGGATCCAAGGTTCTCCTGGTGGACACGGACACCCAAGGCCAGGTCAGCTACATGCTCGGAGTCAAGCCCAAGGCCGGACTGACCGAGCTGGTCACCCAGGAATTGCCCGCAGATGACACTATCTTCAAGGCCAGGGACAATCTCTGGCTCCTATCCGGAGGAAAATCTCTGGCCGGCATCAAGCGTCTCATTGATCGAAAGGACTTCGGCGGAGAGATGACCCTGGCCGAAACCCTCGAATCCCTGGAAACCGAATACGACTACATCGTCATCGACACCTCGCCTGGATGGGATCCCCTGACAGTCAACGTCCTCTTTTACGTCGAAGAGGTTCTGGTGCCGGTTTCCCTGGAAGTCATGTCTCTCCAAGGCCTGATCCAGTTTCTGAAGAGCATCGCCTCCATCCGGAAATACCGGAAGGAGGTCGATCTCAAATATATCCTGCCCACCTTCATGGACAAGCGGGTCAAGCATCCGGAAAACATCCTGGCCAAGCTTAAGGAGGTCTACGGCGACTACGTGTGCACTCCCATACGTTACAATGTTCGCCTCTCCGAGGCCCCGGCCTACGGCAAGACCATCTACGAATTCGCCCCGGGTTCTCACGGGGCCGAGGACTATCGGGATTTGATTCGCAAGATCACAGGGAATCCGAAACTCTTCCGCTGACCCGAACCAAAGGCGCCGCTCACACGTCCTGACCGTTTGCGCGCGTACTGGTCAACTGCCGGATGTAGTCGTCCACGTTCTGGTCCATCGGCGTGGCCCCGATCACGGCCCCGCCCATACTCCATGCCTCTTCGGACTCGAGTTCGCGGAATGCTTGCTGACGGAGCCCCAGCAAAGGTGAAACATACTCCTCGTCGGCACCGTTCTGGACCGTGGCCCGAAAGATCTCCCCTGGGGGATTGAAATTCCTCTTGGCATCCAAGAATTCCTGCCGGTACCTGCCAAACGAGAACATTCCCTTTTCCCGCCCGGTTTCGATAATATTGTCCAACTGTCCCAGCCGGTTGTCGCGAATGGCGTTCTTGACCGCGCCGGTGACGTGCATGATGCAGAGTTCCGGGATGCTGAATCCCAGCCTGGGATTGAAAATGATCTGCTGGACGATGAGTCCCTTCAGACATGCGGCCACATGGTTCCGGATATAACTTTGCGATTCCAGGGGAAAGGAGTTGAACAGCCGATGCAGGGCCTCTTCGGGATCGCTGGCGTGAAGCGTGGCGAAAACTAGATGGCCCGAGGCCGCGGCATTCAAGGTCAGCCTCATGGTCTGGGGATCACGGAGCTCGCCGACGAAAATGACGTCCGGCGCCTCCCTGAGGACGTCCTCCAGACCCCGCTCGAAAGAAGGCAGATGGGTACCGAGCTCCCTCTGTTCGAAAAAGGAAATCTTCGAGTCAAAACGGAACTCGATGGGATCCTCGAGAGTGATCACGTGTGCAGAACGAGTTTCGTTAATAGCGTTCAGCATGGCCGCGATGGTCGTAGTCTTGCCGCTTCCGGTGGAACCGCAAAGTAGGACCAGGCCCGACGGCATCCGGCAGAATTCGTTCAGGGTCGGATGAAGGTTGAGAAGCTCCAGACTTGGAATCTGCCCCGGAAGAAAACGAACGGCCAAACTCAATCCCCGAAAGGTCACGAACACGTTCAGGCGAAGCCTGCACCCGGCCACGCTCAGGGAGAGGTCGGCCGATTTCTGTTTCCGCAGACTCTCCACATGATGAGGGGCCAAAAGTGCGGCCACCAAGGCGTCGATCTCCCGCGGCTGCAGAACCATGTCACGTTTAAATCCGACCCGCCCCCTGATCCTGACCACGACCGGATGTCCTCCGGTCAAATGGAGATCAGAAGCCCCCTCTTTGAGACAAATCCGAACAAGATTCTCAAATCGCTGACGCATCCCCTGGTATCTCCGACATCGGCTTCAAAGGCCTTCTCTTGTTAATGGAACATAGGGCAGACCGTACCGCCCCGGTATCGATTGCCAGATCACCCCTCCCGCCTCCCGGCATGGTGGTAGGGTCTGTTCCAGTTAATGGTCGCGGCCCGATAGAGCTGCTCATAGAGCACGAGTCTGGCCAGCTCATGAGGCAGGGTCATGGGCCCCAGGCTCAAAACGACGTGGGCCACCTCCAGCACGTTACGGGACAGGCCAAAGGCTCCACCCAGAACAAAGCATGGAATCCTTGACGGAATCTCCACCCAAGCCCTCAATCGGGAGGCGAATTCAGTCGTAGACCAGGCCGCTCCTCCCTCGTCCATGCAAACGACCAGACAGTCCCCCCTGACCCTGGCCAGAAGGCTCTTCCCTTCTTCTTCCACCCGGACCGCCTCGCTCCCGGGACGGCTGTCCGCTACTTCCATTTCCCGAACCGAATAGAGCCGGGAAAGTCTTTGCCGATAGTGGGCGCACCCCTCCCTGCAAAATCCGGACTTCATCCGGCCGACGCAAAGGGTTCTGATCCGTTCCATGTATCCCGTCCCGTTCGCAGGGTCACCCCCGGACTTTCGGTTGTCAAGCGTGAAGGCTTGGTCTAAGTTCATCCTTTTCCACAACCGTCAACGACAGGCATCTTCTCCATGACCTTAAGACCCCTGTTCTTTCTCCTTCTCGCCTTGGCAACACCTCTTTCATCCCTCGCATCCCAAGACTCCGCCGGCCTGCTTATAACGGACTTCTCACTGGATACTGAAACGATCCCGCTTCAGGCCACTTTCGGAGTCAAAATACGGAACATGACTCCAATCAGGACGACCATGGATGACGGTGCACAGCTGCAAATCTCCTGCAAGGCCACATTGTCGGAAATACGCCCCCTCAAATGGGCCAGGGAAATGGCCGAATCCTCCTTGGCCATCAACTTCCGGAAAAACACCCTGATCCAGGATGTGGTCATTAGCAACGGCCAGGACGAAATCATGCCCGAGGAAGACTTCGAAGCCCATATGGGCCGTCTCCTCGAAAGGCTCTATCTCACCCTCGATCCTGCCGAGCCTCTCGAATCCGGGAAGAACTACCGATTTGCCTTGGAAGTCACCCTGAAACGTCGAGACCTTCCCTCCTGGATGCAGGTTCCTTTCCTATTCAAATCCTGGGACATTGTCCCGGGTGATCGTGCTGAGCGGGAATTTCAGGCTCCATAACCTGGATGACCATGTCCTCTGAACCGCCCCACCCCATCGTCGTCGGGGGAACCGACACCAGAGAACGCAAAAAGCGACAGCGCGAAACCTGGCTCGCTTTGGCCGGATCCGCCGTCATCGGCATCCTGAGCTGGGTCGAACTCAAATTCCTCGGAGTCGACTCCTACCTCTTCCTGGCCCTGTTCAACATCAACCTGATCCTCCTGCTCCTCGTCCTCTTCCTCGTTCTACGGAACGTGGTCAAACTGGTTCTCGAAAGACGCCGCAAGGTCCTTGGCGCGAGGCTGAGAACCCGCCTGGTCCTCATCTTTCTCTTTTTGTCCATCCTCCCGACGACCCTCATGTTCCTCATCGCCCTTCAGTTCGTCCAGACCTCAGTGGATTACTGGTTCAAAAACCAGGTCGACAAGACCATGGAACAGGCCCTGGTCGTCGGCCAATCCTTCTTTCAGGACGCCCGCCAGCGACTGGGCGTCCAGGCCGGGGCTGTCCGGGATGAGTTGTCCAGGGTCAAGTCAGACGATGCAGGTCTGGTCCTGGCCGCCAAGGCCCGGGAACATGGACTATCAATGGTCGGCCTCATGGACGGGGAACGCAATGAGATCGAATGGTACGCCGCACCCGAATGGTCCGAGTCCTGGACGAACATCAAGACCGCCTTCAGCCGCGAGGACAGAGATCTGGCCACCTTCTGGTCCATGGTCTGGCCCGGGGATGCCATGGATTTTGTCGTCGGCATCCTGCCCCTCGACCGAAAGGGCCAGGGATACATCGTCCTCGGGGACACCATCGGCGGAGGCCTCATGCACCGTCTGGAGCAGATCGAGCAAGGCATCAACGAATATCGGCAACTGAAGACCTTGATGACCCCACTGAAGCTGACCCTCTACCTCATTCTCGGGGTCATGACCTTGCTCATCCTTCTCGGGGCCACCTGGTTCGGCTTCCGTCTGGCAAAAGAAATCTCGGCCCCGGTCCAGGCCCTAGCCGCCGGTACCCAGAGGATAGCCAGAGGAGATCTCGGAGTCCGGTTGGAGGACAAGTCCACGGACGAACTCGGAGTCCTGGTCCAATCCTTTAACAGAATGGCCGAGGATCTGGAAAGCGGCCAGCGAAGCCTGACCGAGGCCAACACCCGCCTAGCCCGACAAAACGCCGAACTCGAAAGACGGGAAGACTACATGCGGGCAGTTCTGAACAACATCGCCGCCGGAGTCATCTCCGTCGATGAACGGGGCATGGTCGGCACCGTCAACCGGGCCGCCGAAGTCATGCTCGGCATCGATGCCAACGTGGTCGTCGGCCGATCTCCGCTGGAGATCGTTCCCGAAATTGGGACCGATCTGATCAGGGATGTTCTGAATCACCTAAACACGAACCCCTCGCATCAATGGCAGAGACAGCTCGAACTCTCGGTGTCCGGGAAAACGATCAAAATTCTGGTCAACGCCGTTGTCCTGCGAACCGGTGACGGTCGACGCAACGGCATCGTGGCCGTCTTCGAGGACATCACGGAACTGGAAAAAATGCAGCGCTTAAACGCCTGGAAGGAGGTGGCCCGGCGCATCGCCCATGAGATCAAGAACCCTCTGACGCCCATCAAACTCTCGGCCCAGCGCCTGGAACGAAAATTCGGACCACTGATCGAGGATCCGGCCTTTGCCGAATGTACGAGCCTCATCATCCGCCAGGCCGAGCACCTGCGGGCCATGGTCACCGAATTCTCATCCTTTGCCAGAATTCCGGAAATCCTTCCCCGGCCCAACGATCTTCTCCCCCTGGCCCGGGAAATTCTGTCGGTCTTCCAGCACAGCCATCGGCACATCACCTGGGAATTAAGCTGCAGCCGGGACGCTCTCATTTTCGCCTTCGATCTGGAGGCCATGCGGCGGGCCCTGATGAATCTGCTTCTCAACGCGGCCGAAATTCTCGAAAGTCGAGAGGACGGAGCCGTTCACATCGACCTGGGCATGGACCCGGAACGCAAATCAGCGGTCATCACCATCCAGGACAACGGGCCCGGACTGACCAAGGAGGAACGCTCCCGCATGTTCGAGCCCTACTACTCCCGGAAACGGGGGGGGACCGGTTTGGGCCTGACCATCGTCAAATCGGTGATCGACGACCATCGGGGGAATATCCGGGTCAAGGCCCACCCAAAAAAGGGCACCTGTTTTGAAATTTTTCTGCCCCTTGGCCGGTTCGATGAATCGTCAACCGGGCAGGCCTGAAGACCCCAAACGCCGGAAAGACCATGCACGCACTCGTACTAATCATCGACGACGAACAGGACATCCGCCTGTCCCTGCGGGGCATCCTCGAAGACGAGGGCTTCGAGGTCATTGAGGCCGCCACCGGCGAGGAAGGAAGCCGCCTGGCTCTGGAACAGTCACCCGATCTTGTCCTGCTTGACATCTGGCTCCCAGGGCAGGACGGCCTGGAGGTCCTGGACTTTCTCCACCTCAGACTCCCCGACCTGCCGGTGATCATGATCTCCGGCCACGGCAACATCGAGACCGCGGTCACGGCCATCAAGAAAGGGGCCCACGATTTCATCGAAAAGCCTTTGTCCCTGGAAAAAATTGTTGTCTCGGTCCAGAAGGCCCTGGAATTTGGGAGGCTCAAGGCCGAAAACATCGATCTCAAAAAAAGGATGACTACCTCCCACGTTCAGGAAATCGGAGGCCGCTCCCCGGCAGTTGCCCGACTCCGGGAACTCGTGGCTCAAGTGGCCCCCACCGAGGCATGGGTCCTCATCTCCGGGGAAAACGGTACGGGCAAGGAGATCGTGGCCAGATCCATCCACGCCCAGAGTCGACGCAAGGAGCAGCCTCTGGTGGCCGTGAACTGCGCAGCCATTCCCGAGGAACTCATTGAGTCGGAACTCTTCGGACACGAAAAGGGTTCCTTTACCGGGGCCTCGGCATCCCGCAAGGGGCGGTTCGAAAAGGCCCACGGGGGCACCCTCTTCCTGGACGAAATCGGCGACATGAGTCTCAAGACCCAGGCCAAAATCCTGCGCATCCTCCAGGAACAGACCTTCGAACGGATCGGGGGTACCAGGCCCTTGCGGGTCGACGTCCGAGTCGTGGCCGCCACCAACAAGAACCTTGAGGATGAGATCCAGGGCGGCAGGTTCCGACAAGATCTCTACTACCGGCTCCGGGTCTTTCCCATCCACGTCCCGCCTCTCCGGGAGCGGGCCGAGGATCTCCCTGTTCTTCTGGAGGAATTCATTGTCTTCATGTGTCGGGAACATAATTTCAAGCCCATCCGCTTCACTCCGGAATCCATCCGGATCCTAACGGGCTATTCCTGGCCGGGCAACGTCAGGGAACTCAAGAATTTTGTCGAACGGGTCTTCATCATGTACCCTGGCCTCGAAATCGGTCCGGACATGCTCCCCTCGGAGTTCACCGATTCAGGCCTGGGCCTGGAGTCGTCCTTTCCTCCCGGCCTTCCTGCCGATTTCAAGGACGCCCGCCAGGAGTTCGAGGCCTGGTTTCTAAAAACCAGGCTGGCCGAATGTGGGGGAAACGTCTCCAAACTAGCCGAGGCCATCGGCCTGGAACGGAGCCACCTCCATCGCAAGCTCAAGACCTTGGGCGTGACCGCCTGAAGCCAGGGTCGAACTTTACTCCCGGCCCCAGATCTCCGTGACGGTCCGGCGGTTCTCCCGCAACAAATCGAAGCAGGAATCCGTAACCAAGTGACGAATCGATTTCCCCTCCAACCAGCGTCGCCGAACAAGGGTCGAATCGATCTCCAGGCGGGGGATGAAATACAAGACGACTTCTGACCCGCAGGGAAGGACCATCCGATTTGGATCCGAGAAAACCCCCTCGGGCCAAAACCTTTCGGCCAAGGCCTGAAACCTGTTACGGTCGCCCTTGGCCTGACCGGCCACGGCTAGGTGGGTCAATTCCTCGATCCGCCTTCGTCGGCTCCATTGGTCGAAGATCTCGAAATCCTTCATGCCCATGATGAACCATCGCTCCTGGCTGGCTCCGCTTTCGGCCAAACGCTCGAGGGTCTGCCAAGTGTACGAAGGAATCGGCAAAAGTGACTCCACCGGATTCACCCCGGTTTGTCCCAGTCCGGCGATGCTGGTCTTGAGCAGGTTAAGACGCAGGGAAAAGGGAAGGAGATGGAGAGCTGACTTGTGAGGCGGATGGAAGCAGGGGATAAATTCGAGCCTGTCCAAGCCGAGATTCTCCAGGGCCTCGATTCCCAGACGAAGATGTCCGACATGGACCGGATTGAAGGATCCTCCGAGAATGCCGATCTTCACTCCGGGTCGGCTCCCGGGGCCGCGGCCAGGCCCTGGCCCTCAAGAATATCGATCAGACTTCGGCAATCGGGGGCCAAAAAATCCGGTCCGGTCCGCTCAAGGGCCTCTCTGTTGTCGTTGAAGGCATAGACGCCGGCCGTCAGGGTCCCAGCCCTTTTTCCGGCCATGATGTCCATGGGATGGTCGCCGACCATCAGGGCCTGTCCGGGCTCGTGCCCTCCCATGAGCTCCAGGGCCTGGACGATATGCCTCGGATCGGGTTTGACCCGGACTGCCTCCTCCCTGGGAACGAGGACGATTCCATACTCTTCATAGTCGGGAAAAACCAATCGGACCGCGGCCGAGGTGTTTCTAGTCACGATACCCAGGGCCACGCCTCGCGCGCCAAGCATCCGCAAAAGGCCCGGAACCTCCGGAAAGAGACTTCCTTGTCCGGCCGCGTCGAGCTCCTGGGCCATGACCGCCAGCCTAGCCCGACTGTGGAATTCCCGGGCCTCGGACTTTCCCAGCCTGACCGAGATCAACTCGGCCAGCTCGTCCATCCATTCCAGAATCGGTTGTCCGTCAGGCGTCGGGGCCGGATCGAGAAACCAGGAAGCGATGGTCGCCACCCGGCGACGCATGAGATCGAAATCGATGTCGACCCGGCCGAGGGTTCCGTCGAAATCGAAAACCATGGCCGTGAGCCCCGACACAGGCGTCAGAGCCGGCATGGCCGAGGCCCGAAAATGGTTGTGCCAACCCGAATCATGGTCGCCCCTTCTTCAATGGCCACCATGTAGGAATCGGACATACCCATGGACAGGGTGTCTATTTCGTGTCCATCGCGAACGAGACACTCGAATAGCTCGGCGGTGACCTTGAAGGCCGGGCGCATGTCCTCGGCGTCGTCAGACCAGGGCCCCATTGTCATTAATCCCCTGAAACACAGTCGCGGCAATTCGGCCAATCCGGCTGCGAACTCGGCCACCGGACCATACTCCGGAACCAGCCCCGCCTTGCCCGCTTCACGGCCGGAGTTGACCTCCATGAGCACGTCCACCCGATCCCGAAACCTTTCGAGCCGATTGTTCAGTGCCCTGGCCGTTTCCAGGGAATCGAGAGTCTGGTACATGTCGAAGATGGGAACGGCCTTGTTGATCTTGTTCTTCTGCAGATGTCCAATCATGTGCCAACGAACCCCGGCAGACAGACTTTCAAGCCCGGCAAAGACCGTCTCGGCCTCC
Protein-coding sequences here:
- a CDS encoding PilZ domain-containing protein yields the protein MRDKKNPEPIEKDQEIGVEWLEVTRRDFRVPILDRQRDQAQVKGLSCELQDISEGGLSLVVFEGSPGPVGTAHEIRLNLEGVTIDLQGRLSHIGLRTSADRPEENVLVCGIMIDSGKNDMLRQYRALVGLRRQEYLERS
- a CDS encoding chromosome partitioning protein ParA, which gives rise to MVIVCPNCQKAHNIDDSKIPARATVAKCKACGHRFALPRMDRTEPGPKLENVVQPVPLEKSTAAPSPSSDGSSQGEKQVRARKIGVSLSKGGVGKTTTAVNLAAGLALSGSKVLLVDTDTQGQVSYMLGVKPKAGLTELVTQELPADDTIFKARDNLWLLSGGKSLAGIKRLIDRKDFGGEMTLAETLESLETEYDYIVIDTSPGWDPLTVNVLFYVEEVLVPVSLEVMSLQGLIQFLKSIASIRKYRKEVDLKYILPTFMDKRVKHPENILAKLKEVYGDYVCTPIRYNVRLSEAPAYGKTIYEFAPGSHGAEDYRDLIRKITGNPKLFR
- a CDS encoding twitching motility protein PilT, with product MRQRFENLVRICLKEGASDLHLTGGHPVVVRIRGRVGFKRDMVLQPREIDALVAALLAPHHVESLRKQKSADLSLSVAGCRLRLNVFVTFRGLSLAVRFLPGQIPSLELLNLHPTLNEFCRMPSGLVLLCGSTGSGKTTTIAAMLNAINETRSAHVITLEDPIEFRFDSKISFFEQRELGTHLPSFERGLEDVLREAPDVIFVGELRDPQTMRLTLNAAASGHLVFATLHASDPEEALHRLFNSFPLESQSYIRNHVAACLKGLIVQQIIFNPRLGFSIPELCIMHVTGAVKNAIRDNRLGQLDNIIETGREKGMFSFGRYRQEFLDAKRNFNPPGEIFRATVQNGADEEYVSPLLGLRQQAFRELESEEAWSMGGAVIGATPMDQNVDDYIRQLTSTRANGQDV
- a CDS encoding 23S rRNA (pseudouridine(1915)-N(3))-methyltransferase RlmH; translation: MERIRTLCVGRMKSGFCREGCAHYRQRLSRLYSVREMEVADSRPGSEAVRVEEEGKSLLARVRGDCLVVCMDEGGAAWSTTEFASRLRAWVEIPSRIPCFVLGGAFGLSRNVLEVAHVVLSLGPMTLPHELARLVLYEQLYRAATINWNRPYHHAGRREG
- a CDS encoding DUF4390 domain-containing protein, with amino-acid sequence MTLRPLFFLLLALATPLSSLASQDSAGLLITDFSLDTETIPLQATFGVKIRNMTPIRTTMDDGAQLQISCKATLSEIRPLKWAREMAESSLAINFRKNTLIQDVVISNGQDEIMPEEDFEAHMGRLLERLYLTLDPAEPLESGKNYRFALEVTLKRRDLPSWMQVPFLFKSWDIVPGDRAEREFQAP
- a CDS encoding PAS domain S-box protein; the protein is MSSEPPHPIVVGGTDTRERKKRQRETWLALAGSAVIGILSWVELKFLGVDSYLFLALFNINLILLLLVLFLVLRNVVKLVLERRRKVLGARLRTRLVLIFLFLSILPTTLMFLIALQFVQTSVDYWFKNQVDKTMEQALVVGQSFFQDARQRLGVQAGAVRDELSRVKSDDAGLVLAAKAREHGLSMVGLMDGERNEIEWYAAPEWSESWTNIKTAFSREDRDLATFWSMVWPGDAMDFVVGILPLDRKGQGYIVLGDTIGGGLMHRLEQIEQGINEYRQLKTLMTPLKLTLYLILGVMTLLILLGATWFGFRLAKEISAPVQALAAGTQRIARGDLGVRLEDKSTDELGVLVQSFNRMAEDLESGQRSLTEANTRLARQNAELERREDYMRAVLNNIAAGVISVDERGMVGTVNRAAEVMLGIDANVVVGRSPLEIVPEIGTDLIRDVLNHLNTNPSHQWQRQLELSVSGKTIKILVNAVVLRTGDGRRNGIVAVFEDITELEKMQRLNAWKEVARRIAHEIKNPLTPIKLSAQRLERKFGPLIEDPAFAECTSLIIRQAEHLRAMVTEFSSFARIPEILPRPNDLLPLAREILSVFQHSHRHITWELSCSRDALIFAFDLEAMRRALMNLLLNAAEILESREDGAVHIDLGMDPERKSAVITIQDNGPGLTKEERSRMFEPYYSRKRGGTGLGLTIVKSVIDDHRGNIRVKAHPKKGTCFEIFLPLGRFDESSTGQA
- a CDS encoding sigma-54-dependent Fis family transcriptional regulator: MHALVLIIDDEQDIRLSLRGILEDEGFEVIEAATGEEGSRLALEQSPDLVLLDIWLPGQDGLEVLDFLHLRLPDLPVIMISGHGNIETAVTAIKKGAHDFIEKPLSLEKIVVSVQKALEFGRLKAENIDLKKRMTTSHVQEIGGRSPAVARLRELVAQVAPTEAWVLISGENGTGKEIVARSIHAQSRRKEQPLVAVNCAAIPEELIESELFGHEKGSFTGASASRKGRFEKAHGGTLFLDEIGDMSLKTQAKILRILQEQTFERIGGTRPLRVDVRVVAATNKNLEDEIQGGRFRQDLYYRLRVFPIHVPPLRERAEDLPVLLEEFIVFMCREHNFKPIRFTPESIRILTGYSWPGNVRELKNFVERVFIMYPGLEIGPDMLPSEFTDSGLGLESSFPPGLPADFKDARQEFEAWFLKTRLAECGGNVSKLAEAIGLERSHLHRKLKTLGVTA
- a CDS encoding nicotinate-nicotinamide nucleotide adenylyltransferase encodes the protein MKIGILGGSFNPVHVGHLRLGIEALENLGLDRLEFIPCFHPPHKSALHLLPFSLRLNLLKTSIAGLGQTGVNPVESLLPIPSYTWQTLERLAESGASQERWFIMGMKDFEIFDQWSRRRRIEELTHLAVAGQAKGDRNRFQALAERFWPEGVFSDPNRMVLPCGSEVVLYFIPRLEIDSTLVRRRWLEGKSIRHLVTDSCFDLLRENRRTVTEIWGRE
- a CDS encoding HAD family hydrolase, which codes for MPALTPVSGLTAMVFDFDGTLGRVDIDFDLMRRRVATIASWFLDPAPTPDGQPILEWMDELAELISVRLGKSEAREFHSRARLAVMAQELDAAGQGSLFPEVPGLLRMLGARGVALGIVTRNTSAAVRLVFPDYEEYGIVLVPREEAVRVKPDPRHIVQALELMGGHEPGQALMVGDHPMDIMAGKRAGTLTAGVYAFNDNREALERTGPDFLAPDCRSLIDILEGQGLAAAPGADPE
- a CDS encoding YggS family pyridoxal phosphate-dependent enzyme, with amino-acid sequence MSIAERYQTLRENVPEHVRIVLACKTRSLTEVREVVEAGALDIAYNYVQEAETVFAGLESLSAGVRWHMIGHLQKNKINKAVPIFDMYQTLDSLETARALNNRLERFRDRVDVLMEVNSGREAGKAGLVPEYGPVAEFAAGLAELPRLCFRGLMTMGPWSDDAEDMRPAFKVTAELFECLVRDGHEIDTLSMGMSDSYMVAIEEGATMIRVGTTIFGPRPCRL